A single Lactuca sativa cultivar Salinas chromosome 8, Lsat_Salinas_v11, whole genome shotgun sequence DNA region contains:
- the LOC111918388 gene encoding ras-related protein RABA5b has translation MDEDVGGEEYLFKIVVIGDSAVGKSNLLSRFARDEFDLHSKATIGVEFQTQVVDIDGKEVKAQVWDTAGQERFRAVTSAYYRGAVGALIVYDISRRTTFESIKRWLDELNTHCDTTTARMLVGNKSDLENIRDVSVEEGKRLAEEEGLFFIETSALDSTNVKEAFQIVIRAIYNNSRRKVLNSDSYKAELSSNRVSLINGSTSRSSCCSR, from the exons ATGGATGAAGATGTAGGTGGAGAAGAGTACCTTTTCAAGATAGTGGTGATAGGTGACTCTGCGGTCGGCAAATCCAACTTATTGTCGCGGTTCGCGAGAGACGAGTTTGATCTGCACTCCAAGGCCACAATCGGTGTGGAATTTCAGACGCAGGTGGTGGATATCGACGGCAAGGAAGTCAAAGCCCAAGTCTGGGACACCGCCGGTCAAGAGCGCTTCCGCGCCGTCACCTCCGCCTACTATCGCGGCGCCGTCGGTGCACTTATTGTTTATGACATCAGTCGTCGTACTACTTTTGAGAGTATTAAGCGGTGGCTTGATGAACTCAACA CTCACTGTGATACAACGACAGCAAGAATGTTGGTTGGGAACAAGAGTGATTTGGAGAATATTAGGGACGTGAGTGTGGAAGAAGGTAAAAGACTTGCAGAAGAGGAAGGACTGTTCTTCATCGAGACATCTGCGCTTGATTCTACAAACGTGAAAGAGGCTTTTCAGATTGTTATCCGTGCTATCTACAACAATAGCAGAAGGAAGGTTCTGAATTCTGATTCCTACAAGGCTGAATTGTCTTCTAATCGTGTCAGCCTCATCAATGGTTCCACCAGCCGTTCTTCCTGTTGTTCTCGGTGA
- the LOC111918387 gene encoding uncharacterized protein LOC111918387: protein MRMESLQQRVESWIRDQRTKLLKVTWPQQWPVAMKWPWIKGREHRKRMQEEYKLRKTQLHNLCIALKADSLSDLQDILCCMVLSECVYKRPDAELVQAVNKFKADFDGQVVSLERIQPSSDHVPHRYLLAETGDTLFASFIGTKQYKDMMADANILQGAIFHDDALEDTEEITTKNSPQVDSQKTLGAKPQGVTSTKPAAHRGFMSRAKGIPALELYKLAQKKKRKLVLCGHSLGGAVAVLSTLAILRVIAAASSSKEHEKVHVKCITFSQPPVGNAALRDYVNEKGWQQYFKTYCIPEDLVPRILSPAYFHHYNAHSYVPPVDIVSEKQKAKVKEDEKEQLVLGLGPVHNSFWRLSKLVPIDAVRRQLNKYTGNTFGSSVNPTTDSNLTSSIQDTEDAPQSLEIEEDSDGISLKPYPTTDKGDPYETIKDKSSNKRKAWHRVPALPSYVPFGQLYLLGNSSVEFLSGAEYSKLTSVKSIIAELRERLQSHSMKSYRSRFQRIYNDCMRDNSSSFLGMDQQQQFPQLQKWLGISLANTVELGHIVESPIICTATSIVPLGWNGVPGEKNIEPIKVDITGVDLHLCTLVQARVNGNWCATSVEAFPSGPNNNNNHSDDGVKSGMQKIRVLVGRPLKQPPKNQITTDSLISAFPSMDLNPVDQLGKFMCPEGLSDFVVFCTTDFSTISKEVHVRTRRVRLVGLEGAGKTSLLKAILDQGRANMSTSVENFPMDVDVKEGFAGGLCFTDSAGVDLQDLNKEAARFKKELWMGIRDINTKTDLIILVHNLSHKIPWYTLQSNTSTRQPSLSFLLDEAKALGIPWVLAITNKFSVSAHQQKPAVEAVLDAYQANPTTTEVINSCPYVMPSPATEEIIDPDVKLGPHKLIAGPINLVRRSFQKRSMILPVEGVSALCQLVHRVLRNHEEVALEELAKERLMVELSKGRESGADGSREAMAKANSLTAAAVGASVGAGVGLVMAIVMGAASALRKP from the exons ATGCGAATGGAGTCTCTGCAACAGAGAGTAGAATCATGGATCAGAGACCAAAGAACGAAGCTCTTGAAGGTCACTTGGCCACAACAATGGCCTGTTGCTATGAAATGGCCTTGGATAAAAGGGAGAGAACACAGGAAACGAATGCAAGAAGAGTATAAGCTTCGGAAGACGCAACTTCACAATCTTTGTATCGCCCTCAAGGCCGATTCTCTTTCGGATTTGCAGGATATCCTTTGCTGTATGGTGCTTTCTGAGTGTGTTTACAAG AGACCTGATGCTGAACTGGTTCAAGCTGTGAATAAATTTAAAGCGGACTTTGATGGTCAAGTTGTTTCTTTGGAGCGCATCCAGCCATCTTCAGATCATGTCCCTCACAG GTATCTTCTAGCAGAAACAGGAGACACATTATTTGCTTCCTTCATTGGAACCAAGCAATACAA GGATATGATGGCTGATGCAAATATACTTCAAGGTGCCATATTCCACGATGATGCTTTAGAAGACACTGAAGAAATTACAACAAAAAACTCGCCTCAAGTTGACAGCCAGAAGACCCTTGGAGCAAAGCCTCAAGGAGTAACTTCAACTAAACCTGCTGCTCATCGG GGCTTCATGTCTCGTGCCAAAGGGATACCTGCTTTGGAGTTATATAAACTGGCTCAGAAAAAGAAACGAAAACTTGTTCTCTGTGGACATTCACTTGGTGGAGCA GTTGCTGTTTTATCTACCCTTGCTATCTTGAGGGTGATTGCAGCTGCTTCTTCATCAAAAGAACATGAAAAAGTTCATGTAAAGTGTATCACATTTTCCCAGCCTCCTGTTGGCAATGCTGCCTTAAGAGA TTATGTTAATGAGAAAGGGTGGCAGCAATACTTCAAGACTTACTGCATTCCAGAGGATCTTGTCCCCCGTATATTATCCCCTGCATACTTCCATCACTACAATGCACACTCCTATGTACCTCCAGTTGACATTGTATCAGAGAAACAAAAGGCAAAAGTTAAGGAGGATGAAAAAGAGCAGTTAGTGTTGGGTTTAGGACCTGTACATAACTCTTTCTGGAGACTTTCCAAACTTGTACCTATAGACGCTGTGAGAAGACAACTTAATAAATACACTGGCAATACATTTGGTTCTTCTGTGAATCCTACCACTGATTCCAACTTAACATCTTCAATCCAAGACACTGAAGATGCTCCACAGTCTCTTGAGATTGAAGAGGATTCTGATGGCATTTCTCTCAAACCATATCCCACCACAGATAAAGGAGATCCATATGAAACAATAAAAGATAAATCATCTAATAAACGTAAGGCATGGCATAGAGTACCTGCTTTGCCTTCATATGTCCCATTTGGACAG CTTTATCTTTTGGGTAATTCGTCTGTGGAGTTTTTATCCGGTGCAGAGTACTCAAAGTTGACATCG GTTAAGTCCATAATTGCTGAACTAAGGGAAAGACTTCAGTCTCATTCCATGAAATCATATAGGTCAAGATTCCAAAG AATCTACAATGATTGCATGAGAGACAACTCTTCATCCTTCTTGGGAATGGATCAACAACAACAATTTCCTCAATTACAAAAATGGCTTGGTATTTCACTTGCTAACACTGTTGAGCTTGGACACATTGTGGAGTCTCCTATTATATGCACTGCCACCTCTATTGTCCCCCTTGGATGGAATGGTGTTCCTGGTGAAAAGAACATTGAGCCTATCAAAGTAGACATTACTGGTGTTGATTTGCACCTATGTACCCTAGTTCAAGCTCGTGTCAATGGTAACTG GTGTGCAACAAGTGTTGAAGCTTTCCCTTCTGGgccgaataataataataatcattcgGATGATGGAGTCAAGTCAGGGATgcaaaagattagggttttagttggGAGACCTTTGAAACAACCTCCAAAGAATCAAATAACCACAGATTCATTAATTTCAGCTTTTCCTTCTATGGATTTAAACCCTGTTGATCAATTGGGGAAATTCATGTGCCCTGAAGGTCTAAGTGACTTTGTTGTATTTTGTACAACTGATTTCTCCACCATCTCAAAAGAGGTTCATGTTCGTACCCGTAGGGTCCGCTTGGTTGGCCTTGAG GGTGCTGGCAAAACTTCACTTTTAAAGGCAATATTAGATCAAGGAAGGGCAAATATGTCAACCAGTGTTGAAAATTTTCCCATGGATGTTGATGTTAAAGAAGGGTTTGCTGGTGGTTTATGCTTTACAGACTCTGCAGGAGTAGATTTACag GATCTGAACAAGGAAGCAGCTCGTTTCAAAAAGGAATTATGGATGGGGATTCGTGACATAAACACAAAAACCGATTTAATAATTTTAGTCCACAATCTATCACATAAAATCCCATGGTATACACTACAATCAAACACATCAACACGCCAACCATCCCTCTCATTTCTATTAGATGAAGCCAAAGCACTTGGAATCCCATGGGTCCTTGCAATCACAAATAAATTTTCTGTAAGTGCTCACCAACAAAAGCCAGCAGTTGAAGCTGTTCTTGATGCGTATCAAGCAAATCCAACCACAACTGAAGTCATTAATTCATGTCCATATGTTATGCCAAGTCCTGCAACTGAAGAAATTATAGATCCTGATGTGAAATTGGGTCCTCATAAGTTGATTGCGGGCCCCATTAATTTAGTTAGACGCTCGTTTCAGAAGAGAAGTATGATTCTTCCTGTTGAGGGTGTCAGTGCCCTTTGTCAGCTTGTACATCGTGTCCTTCGTAACCATGAGGAGGTTGCTTTGGAG GAACTTGcaaaagagaggcttatggtggaATTATCGAAAGGGAGAGAATCGGGAGCTGATGGGAGTAGAGAGGCGATGGCAAAGGCAAACTCATTGACAGCTGCAGCTGTTGGTGCTTCTGTTGGGGCGGGTGTTGGACTTGTCATGGCCATTGTTATGGGGGCAGCTTCTGCATTGAGGAAACCTTAA